In Opisthocomus hoazin isolate bOpiHoa1 chromosome 3, bOpiHoa1.hap1, whole genome shotgun sequence, a genomic segment contains:
- the MC5R gene encoding melanocortin receptor 5, with protein sequence MNTSSQLYVSELNLSAFGSNFTVPTVKSQSSPCEQVVIAAEVFLTLGIVSLLENILVICAIVKNKNLHSPMYFFVCSLAVADMLVSVSNAWETITIYLINNRHIIMEDAFVRHIDNVFDSMICISVVASMCSLLAIAVDRYITIFYALRYHNIMTVKRSGLIIACIWTFCTGCGIIFILYYESTYVIICLITMFFTMLLLMVSLYIHMFLLARTHVKKIAALPGYNSVRQRTSMKGAITLTMLLGIFIVCWAPFFLHLILMISCPQNLYCVCFMSHFNMYLILIMCNSVIDPLIYAFRSQEMRKTFKEIICCYSLRMVCGLSNKY encoded by the coding sequence ATGAACACATCCTCTCAACTGTATGTTTCTGAACTAAACCTGAGTGCCTTTGGCAGCAACTTTACTGTGCCTACTGTCAAGAGCCAGTCGTCACCATGTGAGCAAGTGGTCATTGCGGCTGAGGTGTTCCTAACTCTGGGCATTGTAAGCCTCCTTGAAAATATCTTAGTTATATGTGCAATAGTTAAGAACAAGAACTTGCATTCAcccatgtatttttttgtttgcagtttaGCAGTGGCTGACATGCTGGTTAGTGTGTCTAATGCCTGGGAGACTATAACGATATACTTAATAAACAATAGACACATAATTATGGAAGATGCCTTTGTCCGTCATATAGACAATGTCTTTGATTCAATGATCTGCATATCTGTGGTGGCTTCCATGTGCAGTCTGCTGGCTATAGCAGTAGACAGGTATATCACTATCTTCTATGCCCTGCGTTATCACAACATCATGACAGTGAAAAGATCAGGGCTCATTATTGCGTGCATCTGGACGTTTTGCACAGGTTGTGGCATTATCTTCATTCTTTATTATGAATCGACTTACGTGATCATTTGTCTCATCACTATGTTTTTTACCATGTTGTTGCTCATGGTCTCACTGTACATCCACATGTTCCTCCTGGCTCGCACTCACGTGAAGAAAATAGCTGCTTTGCCTGGGTACAACTCTGTCCGTCAAAGAACCAGCATGAAAGGAGCCATCACTCTGACTATGCTTCTCGGCATCTTCATTGTCTGCTGGGCTCCATTCTTCCTTCATCTCATCCTGATGATCTCCTGCCCTCAAAACCTCTACTGTGTTTGCTTTATGTCTCACTTTAACATGTACCTCATTCTCATTATGTGCAATTCGGTGATTGATCCCTTGATCTACGCCTTTCGCAGCCAGGAAATGAGGAAGACCTTCAAAGAGATAATTTGTTGCTATAGCCTGAGAATGGTCTGTGGGTTATCAAACAAGTATTga